One Malassezia restricta chromosome VI, complete sequence genomic region harbors:
- a CDS encoding trafficking protein particle complex subunit 2: protein MSYYFCIVGTRDNLLYEADLSPPSTTSAGGAQEAESQRTSSVFGFTSALGQWTGGFPLLPTADPTDEVKREESKFTSTSTATNERHLLQMIAHGSLDSLEDRQFLESNIYFKNLDRIYDWNVSVFLVPCNIKFILLHQHKHEEGIRLFLMDVWELWVKIFMNPFQDLDASIQSTSFDTRIRASAKRHL, encoded by the exons ATGTCGTACTATTTTTGTATTGTGGGCACGCGAGACAATTTGCTGTATGAGGCAGACTTGTCTCCGCCATCGACAACGAGCGCCGGAGGGGCTCAGGAAGCGGAGAGCCAGCGAACGAGCTCCGTGTTCGGGTTTACGAGCGCCCTTGGTCAGTGGACGGGTGGCTTTCCCCTATTACCCACAGCCGATCCTACAGACGAGGTCAAGAGAGAAGAGAGCAAGTTCACATCCACCAGCACTGCTACCAATGAGCGCCATCTTTTACAGATGATCGCGCATGGATCACTCGATTCATTAGAAGACCGCCAGTTTCTCGAATCAAATAT CTATTTCAAAAACTTGGACAGGATCTACGATTGGAACGTGTCTGTATTTCTCGTGCCCTGCA ACATCAAATTCATACTCTTGCATCAACACAAACACGAAGAAGGCATCCGCCTGTTTCTCATGGATGTATGGGAATTATGGGTAAAG ATTTTCATGAATCCCTTCCAGGATCTCGATGCGTCGATCCAGTCGACGTCCTTCGACACTCGGATACGTGCGAGTGCGAAGCGACACTTGTAG
- a CDS encoding Rab5-interacting protein (Rab5ip) — MSAGVTVWDQPHDPESVAHNISQAYGFRSLTLSIAGAIAGVLGLQNLWGFGFFLVSVAFVNVMLIAVNTSYKPEQYFVIVPPPVLTTALERLVPSKAEQLRKPQSLIRRAVFLGQWVLFQGAQENILSFMLWWTLWFGLVHVYD, encoded by the exons ATGTCGGCCGGCGTGACAGTGTGGGATCAGCCGCACGATCCAGAGAGTGTGGCGCACAATATTTCGCAGGCATATGG TTTTCGGTCATTAACGTTGTCCATCGCCGGCGCCATCGCAGGTGTGCTTGGCCTCCAAAACTTGTGGGGTTTCGGCTTCTTTCTCGTGTCCGTGGCGTTTGTGAATGTGATGTTAATTGCTGTTAATACTTCGTACAAACCTGAACAGTACTTTGTGATTGTGCCCCCACCTGTATTGACGACGGCGTTAGAGAGGCTTGTGCCCAGcaaggccgagcagctgcgcaagccGCAGTCACTAATTCGGCGCGCTGTTTTCCTGGGTCAATGGGTCTTATTTCAAGGAGCGCAGGAAAACATTCTCAGCTTCATGCTGTGGTGGACTCTCTGGTTTGGTCTGGTGCATG TGTATGATTGA
- a CDS encoding TBC domain protein, translating into MSGIVTLEEFLEILNEEQYIDIVKLRNYARHGIHPQVRGEVWLYLLGVLSADKSQEMTTVRNKFLEYEGVSKRIPSIEKDVRIEVLRYFRHRMNPTQQRHKQDANSIIRSSRSIDNFPEYSHESGQTTAESGVGGPHIPRILPSTQYGLAIMRENSNVDDSELINDQRRLSHCVENVLCAYLNRHLVSQEEPAQPERESGALQSEYLPVHMQKEFSWPFHPHSHPGDQINNFHPSMVYLCAPFARCVRAEAGMYFAFDRLMGMIREYNETCPIPQRVATFLTLFRKTLPELYAYFEAEEVDILSVATSWLQHLLAREMQSHDLMRLWDTYFAVPDLLDLHLYVCLAILTNCRDALEDLDRSETMSMLFSLPPLNVDRIISDAVNIRLSLEHDEMYE; encoded by the exons ATGAGTGGGATCGTCACACTCGAAGAGTTTCTAGAG ATCTTGAATGAGGAGCA ATATATTGATATTGTCAAATTGAGGAACTACGCTCGGCATGGTATTCACCCCCAAGTGCGTGGCGAAGTATGGCTGTATCTACTGGGCGTGCTTTCAGCCGACAAAA GCCAGGAAATGACCACAGTGCGTAACAAGTTTCTCGAGTATGAAGGTGTGAGTAAGCGAATCCCGTCAATCGAgaaggacgtgcgcatAGAAGTACTCCGTTACTTTCGGCATCGCATGAATCCCACCCAACAGCGACACAAACAGGATGCAAACTCTATCATTCGATCTTCCCGGTCTATCGATAATTTTCCCGAATACAGCCATGAGAGTGGACAGACGACCGCGGAATCCGGTGTAGGTGGGCCCCATATACCGCGTATTCTGCCTTCGACACAGTATGGACTAGCCATTATGCGCGAGAACTCAAATGTGGACGATTCAGAGCTGATCAATGACCAGCGGCGACTCTCACACTGCGTCGAAAATGTCTTGTGCGCGTACCTCAATCGGCACCTCGTATCGCAAGAAGAACCCGCGCAACCCGAGCGTGAATCGGGCGCTTTGCAATCCGAGTATCTGCCCGTTCACATGCAAAAAGAATTCTCATGGCCCTTCCATCCGCACTCGCACCCAGGCGATCAAATAAACAATTTTCACCCTTCTATGGTTTACTTATGCGCACCTTTCGCACGATGCGTCCGCGCAGAGGCAGGCATGTATTTTGCATTCGACCGTCTCATGGGCATGATTCGTGAGTATAATGAGACGTGTCCCATTCCtcagcgcgtcgccaccTTCCTTACTCTGTTCCGTAAGACCCTACCTGAACTCTACGCATACTTTGAGGCGGAGGAAGTCGATATACTCTCTGTCGCTACGAGCTGGCTACAGCATCTGCTCGCGCGAGAGATGCAAAGTCACGATTTGATGCGTCTCTGGGACACGTACTTCGCTGTGCCAGACTTGCTTGACTTGCACCTCTACGTATGCCTCGCAATTCTTACCAATTGCAGAGATGCACTTGAAGATCTCGATCGTTCTGAAACGATGAGCATGTTGTTCTCACTACCGCCCCTGAATGTCGACCGCATCATCAGCGATGCTGTCAACATTCGATTAAgcctcgagcacgatgAAATGTATGAATAG
- a CDS encoding elongation factor 1 alpha-like protein, with the protein MKVSDSPTSSAPGTPGTPSRSHMPPAPKLAYTREHILHELQQQEQNCQREIGLVVVGHVDAGKSTLMGRMLVELGHVTDREHHQNVRNSSKAGKGSFAYAWSLDSSEEERAHGVTIDVAHDTFRTERTLFHLLDAPGHKDFVPNMISGAAQADAGVLVVDAITGEFESGFSPQGQTREHATLLRSLGVQQLVVAINKLDAMDYLQARYEDIVAQLTPFLSHCGFDMSHVQFVPVAGVTGENLRARSESGSLATWYRGDTLAEALDKLQQPSRMYDAPLRMPVNNVFKGGSLISSGLGVSGRIVSGIVQVGEVLRALPGDAWGIVKAIECENDTRPWAAAGAIVTLYLTQIEANEVSVGSILCVPSAPVPLCREVLVQLLVFAPTYPILPGTAVEVFHHSAEIPAQITELVSLLDRASGDVIRLRPRVLSRHATAVVRVSLGRRGHGAGFPLEVFSTNKDMARLLFRMHGETIAAGIIIEATP; encoded by the coding sequence ATGAAAGTGTCGGACTCTCCcacatcgagcgcgccggGCACACCTGGCACTCCGTCGCGATCACACATGCCACCTGCGCCCAAGCTTGCCTATACTCGCGAGCAcatcctgcacgagctgcagcagcaggagCAAAATTGCCAGCGCGAGATCGGTCTCGTGGTGGTgggccatgtcgatgcAGGCAAGTCGACGCTCATGGGCCGTatgctcgtcgagctgggCCACGTCACGGATCGCGAGCACCATCAAAATGTGCGGAACAGCAGCAAGGCCGGGAAGGGCAGCTTCGCCTACGCATGGTCTCTTGACTCATCGGAGGAAGAACGGGCACATGGCGTGACGATTGATGTAGCGCACGACACGTTCCGCAccgagcgcacgctgtTTCATCTGCTCGACGCGCCCGGCCACAAAGACTTTGTGCCTAACATGATTAGTGGCGCCGCACAGGCTGATGCAGGTGTCCTCGTCGTGGACGCAATTACCGGTGAGTTTGAGTCTGGCTTCTCCCCTCAGGGCCAGACACGCGAGCatgcgacgctgctgcgctcgcttggcgtccagcagcttgtcGTGGCCATCAACAAGCTGGACGCGATGGACTATCTGCAAGCGCGGTACGAAGATATTGTCGCACAACTTACGCCGTTCCTATCGCACTGCGGCTTCGATATGTCGCATGTGCAGTTTGTGCCCGTGGCAGGCGTAACGGGTGAGAAtctgcgcgcacgctccgAGTCCGGCTCCCTGGCCACATGGTACCGTGGCGACACGCTcgccgaggcactcgaTAAGCTGCAGCAGCCATCACGCATGTATGATGCTCCGCTGCGCATGCCTGTGAACAACGTGTTCAAGGGCGGCTCGCTGATTAGCTCAGGTCTAGGCGTGAGTGGTCGTATTGTAAGTGGCATTGTACAGGTCGGCGAagtgctgcgtgcgcttccAGGCGATGCATGGGGGATCGTCAAGGCGATCGAATGCGAGAATGATACACGGCCCTGGGCAGCAGCTGGTGCTATTGTGACGCTATACCTGACGCAAATCGAAGCAAACGAGGTGAGTGTCGGGAGCATTTTGTGTGTGCCATCGGCGCCCGTGCCTCTATGTCGCGAAGtgctggtgcagctgctggtcTTTGCACCGACGTATCCCATCCTGCCAGGCACAGCCGTTGAAGTGTTTCACCACAGCGCTGAGATTCCCGCTCAGATCACCGAGCTTGTGAGTTTGCTGGATCGCGCCTCGGGCGACGTGATTCGTCTGCGGCCCCGTGTCTTGTCACGCCATGCTACGGCCGTCGTACGCGTGTCGCTCGGTAGGCGAGGTCACGGTGCTGGCTTCCCGCTCGAGGTTTTCAGCACGAATAAGGACATGGCTCGCTTGCTATTCcgcatgcatggcgagACAATCGCGGCGGGTATCATCATCGAAGCTACGCCGTAG
- a CDS encoding lysophosphatidate acyltransferase codes for MGRIFRGIASFSTLSFLLLVLASARSRKMRYHLNAMLYVFGACVCSSIGMVYAIFSSFIPGKRLHTNFVVARSFFYFTRPLIGLDVTIENEHYLQNRPAIMVGNHQSMVDTVYLGRMFPTSSIILGKKELLYVPFLGQFMWLGGNVFVDRKNRASAIKTMDSIGAYMRKNNLMMFIYPEGTRSHLATPDLLPFKKGAFHLAVQTQLPIIPVVCENYYRLYDSKTRFEGGRLRVAVLPPIETKGLTEQDVGPLSENVRKVMLDQLVAFDRELDQRDVDMTMHPSPTSQKPRLYGLAGLAARLIGTGNQTSYKRSLDKIAQKQKVSKGPAPSDYGLVSEGSHAKTA; via the coding sequence ATGGGCAGGATCTTTCGCGGCATTGCCTCGTTCAGCACCTTGTCATTCCTGCTGCTCGTGCTTGCATCAGCGCGATCTCGCAAGATGCGGTATCATTTGAACGCCATGCTGTACGTGTTCGGTGCTTGTGTGTGCAGTTCCATCGGTATGGTATACGCCATTTTCTCGAGCTTCATTCCAGGCAAGCGCCTGCACACGAACTTTGTGGTGGCTCGCTCTTTCTTCTATTTCACGAGGCCTCTTATCGGGCTCGATGTCACCATCGAGAATGAACACTACCTGCAAAACCGTCCGGCCATCATGGTGGGCAACCATCAGAGCATGGTAGACACGGTCTACCTCGGTCGCATGTTCCCTACCTCGTCCATCATTCTGGGCAAGAAAGAGCTACTATATGTACCATTCCTTGGTCAGTTTATGTGGCTCGGTGGCAATGTATTTGTCGACCGCAAAAATCGTGCGTCCGCCATCAAAACCATGGATTCGATTGGCGCGTACATGCGCAAGAACAATCTTATGATGTTTATTTACCCTGAAGGCACTCGCTCGCACCTTGCCACGCCCGATTTGCTTCCGTTTAAGAAGGGCGCCTTCCACCTTGCAGTGCAGACGCAGCTCCCAATCATCCCTGTGGTGTGCGAGAACTACTACCGCCTGTATGACAGCAAGACACGCTTCGAGGGTGGACGTCTCCGAGTTGCCGTGCTCCCACCTATTGAGACCAAGGGTCTGACTGAGCAAGATGTGGGTCCTCTCAGCGAAAATGTTCGCAAGGTGATGCTCGATCAGCTGGTAGCCTTTGATCGTGAACTCGACCAGCGCGATGTGGATATGACGATGCACCCttcgccgacgtcgcaaAAGCCTCGCCTTTATGGACTGGCTGGTCTTGCCGCGCGACTTATAGGCACTGGCAACCAAACAAGCTACAAGCGCAGTCTTGATAAAATCGCCCAAAAGCAAAAGGTCTCGAAAGGTCCAGCACCTAGCGACTATGGTCTCGTGTCGGAGGGCTCGCATGCCAAGACAGCGTAA
- a CDS encoding protein kinase C substrate 80K-H: MMLWAWLLFVVALSTHVYAQVRGVAPKDAHLYEPQNASGYKEPMFRCLRSGKLIPFINVNDDYCDCEDGTDEPGTSACSNGRFYCENKGHFPRYIRSSRVNDGVCDPECCDGSDETDGKIQCPNVCEKNHKEYKRRMAQEEKVHTAGSRVRAKYIAKARSDRQARMNKLQSLKAKLPELILAEDSLRSAKENSQSAEELVQEQKRQNPLYKKLEERHRALDTLLSATESALDELRVVARFIERLDKDHAVESIERAKESFETWLGTNDDDDAIQSIEDRIRTIREEAPSRDEIRALSQESIYDMLDYMPDDDDALDASSMLYHIPSYLPDALIPLYERALSWISRTLVHLNLIKPSRVRSSAWQKDGLQAAHDKHRESEEALDNLKQEIQMEEEALNQWDDKYGREGEFFSLQGKCVTSDMGSYTYELCFGEKTAQISNNDGYRFNLGYFKHFDMDQQYDRSDDRHYLSMLFDDGQVCWNGPPRSSRITLECGEEEALLHVFEAEKCTYQMHVKTPAVCFDRKKTDNEAAVNHDEL; this comes from the exons ATGATGCTTTGGGCATGGCTCCTTTTTGTCGTCGCCCTGAGCACACATGTGTATGCACAGGTGCGTGGTGTTGCGCCGAAAGATGCACACCTCTACGAGCCCCAAAATGCATCAGGTTATAAAGAGCCCATGTTTCGGTGTCTCCGCTCCGGCAAACTCATTCCTTTCATAAATGTGAATGATGACTATTGCGATTGCGAAGACGGCACAGATGAGCCCGGCACATCGGCGTGCTCTAATGGACGCTTTTACTGTGAAAACAAGGGTCATTTTCCACGGTACATTCGAAGCTCTCGCGTAAACGACGGCGTTTGTG ATCCCGAATGCTGTGACGGCTCTGATGAGACGGATGGGAAAATCCAGTGTCCAAACGTATGCGAAAAGAACCATAAAGAATATAAGCGTCGAATGGCGCAAGAGGAAAAGGTGCATACGGCAGGCTCACGCGTCCGGGCCAAATACATTGCCAAAGCGCGCTCGGATCGCCAGGCTCGCATGAACAAATTGCAGTCGCTCAAGGCAAAGCTACCTGAACTGATTCTAGCAGAAGACTCTCTACGCAGCGCGAAGGAGAATTCACAGTCCGCTGAAGAGCTCGTGCAAGAGCAAAAGCGCCAGAACCCACTCTATAAAAAGTTGGAAGAacggcatcgtgcgctAGACACACTTCTTTCAGCTACAGAGAGTGCTTTGGATGAGTTGCGTGTTGTCGCGCGCTTTATAGAGCGTCTGGACAAGGACCATGCTGTCGAATCAATTGAGCGCGCCAAGGAGTCATTTGAGACATGGCTGGGCACGaatgatgatgatgatgccatTCAAAGCATCGAGGACCGTATTCGAACAATTCGTGAGGAAGCGCCGTCTCGTGATGAAATTCGTGCCCTCTCGCAGGAAAGTATTTATGACATGCTCGATTATATGCcagacgatgacgacgcttTGGACGCATCTTCTATGTTGTACCATATCCCATCTTATCTTCCGGATGCGCTCATTCCTCTGTACGAGCGAGCTCTGTCGTGGATATCTCGAACTCTAGTTCATCTGAACCTGATCAAGCCATCTCGAGTCCGCTCAAGCGCTTGGCAGAAAGACGGCCTGCAGGCTGCCCACGACAAACACAGAGAGAGTGAAGAGGCGCTTGATAATCTCAAGCAAGAAATACAAatggaagaagaagctCTGAACCAATGGGACGACAAATATGGCCGGGAGGGCGAGTTTTTCTCGTTGCAGGGCAAATGCGTGACTAGCGACATGGGATCGTACACGTATGAATTGTGCTTTGGAGAAAAGACAGCACAGATTTCCAACAATGATGGATACCGCTTCAATCTTGGCTACTTTAAGCACTTCGACATGGACCAACAGTACGACAGGTCAGATGACCGGCACTATTTGTCCATGCTGTTTGACGACGGACAAGTGTGCTGGAACGGCCCACCACGAAGTTCGCGCATTACACTCGAGTGTGGTGAGGAAGAAGCACTTCTTCACGTGTTTGAAGCTGAAAAGTGCACCTATCAGATGCACGTCAAGACGCCAGCCGTGTGCTTTGATCGCAAAAAGACAGACAATGAGGCGGCGGTGAATCATGATGAGCTGTAG
- a CDS encoding COMPASS component SWD1, translating into MNAQLLNPFARDTPERIESSLENASATCLAFNRGRGLFAGQYLAVGRSDHYVAIYDLELRTILRWFLGHVKPITSVSWSPYGRYLASSSLDWNVNIWDLRHGPAKCVRTLRFTAPVLQVQFSPSSSRTLLAVLESREAFLVRFPSWEDVQSTTMSTEPRRIALHGTPDTSAACFTPDGLWILTGSVKGVIRLVNGQDGRLVHDLPCQIGASMIREIVLDEQSRHVAVNMNDRTVRTLRVTYNDGCEMPTGLTPTHKFQDLVSRTPWSGIGFSRGAEYVIGGAAQDPTHNIYIWDMDAGVLVKILEGPREPLVYACWHPIKPLIASIASFGDVYLWSTKTNEIWSAYAPGFEELEKNVEYDEPENEFDLDEETDDTRQRQEEADRIDLFANGPVPDTSLPPTGVATDLTRTHSTLAAELRPTAVWSPDMFRDDDDQVAFIIPPLLEDYTLDEDVKE; encoded by the coding sequence ATGAATGCCCAGCTGCTAAATCCTTTCGCTCGTGATACGCCAGAGCGCATTGAGAGCTCGCTTGAAAATGCGAGCGCTACGTGCCTCGCCTTCAATCGTGGCCGAGGCCTGTTTGCGGGTCAGTACCTGGCAGTCGGGCGCTCGGATCACTATGTTGCGATCTATGACCTAGAGCTGCGGACCATACTGCGGTGGTTCCTTGGTCATGTGAAGCCGATCACGTCCGTGAGCTGGTCTCCGTATGGACGCTACCTGGCCTCTTCTTCACTCGATTGGAACGTCAATATTTGGGATTTACGTCATGGACCGGCCAAGTGTGTGAGAACCCTCAGATTCACGGCTCCTGTCCTGCAAGTGCAATTCTCACCTAGCTCAAGCAGAACACTTCTTGCCGTACTCGAGTCGCGTGAAGCGTTCTTAGTCCGCTTTCCTTCATGGGAGGACGTGCAGAGTacgaccatgtcgaccgAGCCACGTCGTATTGCATTGCATGGTACGCCAGACACGAGCGCTGCATGCTTTACACCTGATGGTCTTTGGATTCTCACTGGTTCTGTGAAAGGGGTTATACGTCTCGTCAATGGACAAGACGGGCGCCTGGTGCATGATCTACCTTGTCAGATTGGCGCGTCCATGATTCGAGAAATAGTCTTGGACGAACAGTCGCGGCATGTCGCTGTGAACATGAATGACCGGACTGTTCGGACTCTACGCGTGACGTATAATGATGGATGTGAGATGCCGACAGGTCTCACGCCCACTCACAAGTTTCAGGATTTGGTGAGTCGAACTCCCTGGAGCGGCATTGGATTTAGTCGTGGTGCAGAGTATGTCATtggtggcgcagcgcaggaTCCAACTCACAACATCTACATCTGGGATATGGACGCAGGCGTCCTGGTCAAAATCCTCGAGGGTCCGCGAGAGCCGCTTGTGTATGCATGTTGGCATCCTATCAAGCCACTGATTGCTTCTATTGCATCATTTGGTGACGTATACTTGTGGTCGACGAAGACCAACGAAATTTGGAGTGCGTATGCACCGGGCTTCGAAGAACTCGAGAAGAACGTGGAATACGACGAGCCAGAGAATGAATTCGACCTGGACGAAGAGACCGACGATACGCGCCAACGGCAGGAGGAAGCGGACAGGATAGATCTGTTCGCCAACGGACCCGTTCCTGACACGTCGCTACCGCCCACAGGCGTCGCGACGGACCTGACACGCACGCATTCTACCTTAGCAGCCGAGCTGCGTCCTACTGCGGTATGGTCGCCGGACATGTTTCGAGATGATGACGATCAAGTCGCATTCATAATTCCTCCATTGCTGGAGGACTATACCTTGGACGAAGACGTAAAAGAATAA
- a CDS encoding Myb-like DNA-binding domain protein: MTQHDGGWSQDKDTELVTLEQLYEQLNTMHTAGVAQEHAQIHALQAIESERRIVEDALRDLDMEEDNGTQEYVVRPIDEASKYAVPHLSHEQIQAIPLLRTHAEERRRMRALLSTPPWSARDIECLQTSVQNESLRQNTLYGTPEAKDWSRISVQVPYHTPRDCRTRWTMTQRPGINHARWSTAEKKQLLAYVDAVSIPSWEEAAAKLGTGRTGYQALEMYQRSAKRQVEWTPELDKALLQAARAVGPDWKTIAQKLGYPVSCAFQCHQRHNKLKSSAMVLGRWSPEEDAALRAAVAQFGCDWKRIEIHVAGRTGQQCRERWVGRLANIPEGKKKAARRTWTKEEDDRLRASMEKCQSWVEVAAQVGGRTDKMVRERWLLLKRRDEAQHAST, encoded by the coding sequence ATGACCCAGCATGACGGCGGGTGGTCACAGGACAAAGACACGGAGCTTGTGACTCTAGAGCAGCTCTATGAGCAGCTGAATACTATGCATACGGCTGGCGTAGCGCAAGAACATGCACAAATCCACGCCCTGCAGGCGATTGAATCAGAGCGACGCATCGTGGAagacgcgctgcgcgatTTGGACATGGAAGAAGACAATGGCACACAAGAATATGTGGTAAGGCCCATCGACGAGGCTAGCAAATATGCAGTCCCACATTTGAGTCATGAGCAGATTCAGGCTATACCCTTGCTGCGTACCCATGCAGAGGAACGTCGGCGAATGCGAGCGCTATTATCGACACCGCCATGGAGTGCTCGTGATATTGAATGTCTGCAAACATCTGTTCAGAACGAGTCGCTGCGTCAAAATACGTTGTACGGCACGCCTGAAGCTAAGGACTGGAGCAGGATCTCGGTGCAAGTACCTTATCACACGCCGCGAGATTGCCGCACTCGCTGGACCATGACACAGCGCCCGGGTATCAATCATGCGCGATGGAGCACAGCGGAGAAGAAGCAGCTGTTGGCGTATGTTGATGCGGTTTCTATACCCTCTTGGGAAGAGGCGGCAGCCAAGCTTGGTACGGGTCGCACAGGATACCAGGCACTCGAGATGTACCAGCGCAGTGCGAAGCGACAAGTGGAATGGACGCCTGAGCTGGACAAGGCCTTGTTacaagctgcgcgtgccgtaGGACCTGACTGGAAGACGATTGCACAGAAGCTCGGCTATCCTGTGAGCTGTGCATTTCAATGCCACCAGAGACACAACAAGCTCAAGAGCTCGGCGATGGTCCTGGGTCGCTGGAGTCCCGAGGAggatgcagcgctgcgtgcAGCCGTTGCACAATTTGGCTGCGACTGGAAGCGCATTGAGATCCATGTGGCCGGGCGTACAGGCCAGCAGTGTCGTGAGCGCTGGGTGGGTCGTCTTGCCAACATTCCTGAGGGCAAGAAAAAGGCCGCTCGGCGCACATGGACcaaggaagaagacgatCGTCTACGTGCGTCTATGGAGAAGTGCCAGTCGTGGGTCGAGGTCGCCGCGCAGGTCGGTGGGCGAACTGATAAAATGGTGCGTGAGCGTTGGCTGCTGCTCAAGCGCCGTGATGAAGCGCAACATGCATCTACGTAG